GATTTTTCCTGACAAATGTATCATTATCAATTTACGGAATCAAAGCCAATCATCCTTATACTATTCCTGGTCTCATCGTTTGTATTCTTTTAATTTTTAAGGCCATTGTAGCTTATGGACTTTGGTTTGAAGAAAAATGGGGTCCAAAAACAGCAATTATTGATGCTATTATAGGTATTATAGTTTGCATTGTCATGATGGTAGTTATTCCTTTCGTTAATTCAAACATCAGCTTCACCATTAGACTAGAATTAATCCCTCTCTATTTTTATCTGATGAAAATGAGGGAGATTGAGAAGAGATGGACAAGCTTATAAAAGAAAAACCTCCAAATGGAGGTTTTTTCATTATATTCTTAATCAGATTTTATCGTCTTCCAGCAATTCTTTAGCCTGATACTCCTGGACAAGATCAATCGCATTTGAAATCACATCGCTCAGGGCAGTAATAAATGTTCCTTCTTCAGCCATTCCGATAGCATGTTTCAATGCCTCAATTTCTTTTGGAATAATCTCATAACTTACATCTCTTCCGGCTTCATTAATTCCGTCTATAATCAGACCGTTAATTTCCTCTTCTTTCCTTCCCCGAAGATGTTTTTCATTTCTTATGATAATGTAATCAAACATTCTCCCCGCAATCTTGCCGCATAACCGTATGTCTTCATCTCTCCGGTCTCCTACCCCTGAAATAATTCCAATTTTTTTGGTTGACTCTACATTTTTAAGATAATCTTCAATCGCCTCGTAGCCATTTGGATTATGGGCAAAGTCTATTAAAACCTTAAAATTTTTAAACTTAAATATATTCAATCTTCCCGGTGTAAGCTGTGCACTTGGAATAAATGTTCTAAGTGAATTTGAAATATCCTCAATACCAAAACCGTACAGGTAGCAGGCTAAACTTGCTGCCAGAACATTTGCGATCATGAATTTTGCCTTACCTTCCATTGTAATAGGAAAATCTTTAGCCCTTCCAATGCGGATCTTCCAGTCTCCTTTTTTAATGGTTACAAAGCCTTCTTCATACACACATGTAATTTTTCCTTCTTTCGCGAACTTCTTAATATACGAATTATTCTCGTCCAAGCTGAAAATTGCTACATTGCTGTCCAGATCATTTACAATTCGCATTGAATATTCATCATCGGCATTCATTACACTCCAGCCGCTTTTCTTTACACTATCCAATACTACTCTCTTTACTCTGGTAAGATCTTTTAGATTATGAATATCATTCATCCCCAAGTGATCTTCTTTAATATTGGTTAAAACGCCAATATCACACTGTGAAAAACCTAACCCTGAACGCAGAATTCCTCCTCTGGCAGTTTCTAATACCGCAAATTCTACAGTCGGATCTTTTAAAACAAATTCAGCGGAAAGCGGACCTGTGGTATCTCCTTTTGTAAGCATGGTATTCTGAATATAGATTCCATCTGAAGTTGTAAATCCAACTCTGTATCCGTTATTTTTAACAATATGGGAGATCAGTCTCGTCGTGGTTGTTTTACCATTAGTCCCCGTTACAGCTATAATAGGAATTGTAAAAGGTTTACCCTGTGGATACAGCATATCTACAACAGGAGCAGCCACATTCCTCGGAAGACCTTCACTTGGAGCAAGATGCATTCTGAATCCAGGAGCTGCATTTACTTCAATAATGGCCCCACCACTTTCTTTGAGTGGCTGAGTCAGATTTTCAGCCATGATATCGATACCACAAACATCAAGACCGATGATTTTAGAAATCCTTTCGGCCATGGTAATATTTTCAGGATGTACCATATCCGTTACGTCAATTGAGGTACCTCCCGTAGAAAGATTGGCAGTAGATTTCAAGAAAACGACTTCTCCTTTCTGAGGAACCGTCTCCAGTGTATACTGAAGCTTTTCAAGAAGCTCCATCGTATCCTTATCAATTTGTATTTCCGTTAAAACATTTTCGTGACCATAACCTCTCCTCGGATCTTTGTTTTCCTTTTCAATCAGTTTTCCTATATCATGTTCTCCGTCACCTACCACGTGGGCAGGTACCCGTCTGGCTGCTGCAACCATTTTATTATTAATGACCAGAACCCTGAAATCATATCCTGTAATATATTTTTCAACGATCGTTTTTTTAGAATAGTTCTGGGCATGTTGCAGACCAATTTTAGCACTTTCCCAATCATTTACATTGATAGACGACCCTTTTCCATGATTCCCATCCAATGGCTTAAGAACAATCGGATATCCGATTTTTTTAATAACCTTTTCCAAGCCTTCTTCATCCGTTACAAGGTCACCTATGGGAACCGGAATTGCCGCATCATGAAGCATCTTTTTGGTAAGCTCCTTGTTACATGCAATATCTACCGCAATTGAGCTTGTTTTACCGGTAATCGTTGCCTGGAATCTTTGCTGGTTAACTCCGTATCCCAATTGTACCAGAGAATTGGTTCCTAATCTGATCCATGGAATTTTTCTGGAAACGGCTTCTTCTACGATACTCCCTGTAGAAGGACCTAAACGAACACGTTCCCTGATTTCCTTTAATTTATGAACGCATTCACTGATATCGTATTCTTTTCCTTCGATCAGGGCTTCAGCAATTTTTACGGCTTCTTCAGCAGCATAAATTCCTGCATTTTCTTCAATATAATCAAATACTACATTGTAAACTCCGGGAGTTTTTGTTTCACGGGTTCTTCCAAATCCGGTGTCCATTCCTGCCAGGGTTTGGATTTCGAGAGCGATGTGTTCAATAACATGTCCCATCCAGGTTCCCGTTTCTACCCTATGAAAAAAGCCTCCTCTTACGCCCTCCGAACAGCGATGGGTAATCAAGGAAGGTATCAATTTTTCTATACGCTCTCTGAACCCTTCAATCTTATTGGTAGGAAAATTCTCCATCTCTTCGAGGTCCAACCGCATCTGTATCAGCTTCTTCCTTCTGATGCTCCAAATATTTGGACCACGTAAGGCCTGTATCTTCTCAATTTTCATAGTCAATTTGCATTTTTCTTGATTAATAATAACATCTTCTAAAATCAAAGATAATGTAAAACCATAAACAAAACCATAGACCATTTAAAGATTTCCCAAAAAAATTAAATATTATTAACAATCTTAAAATCCTCAAAATCAATTTATGTATAATTGATATTTCCTCGAGTACTAATAATTTTTTAAATTTGCATACATGATGAAACCTGTTGGAAAATTAATTGTTATCGGAGGTGCTGTAAATAAAGGAAGTTTTGCAGAAACCGATTATGATCAGAACATAGAAAAAAACCTTAATTTTTTTGAAAGAGGTATTTTAAGAAAGATCATTAATGAGTCTAAGCTCAAAGAAAATTCTGTAATAGAAATCGTTACTACAGCTTCACAGATCCCTCAGATTGTAGGAACGGAATATAAGAAAGCATTCGAATTTCTGGGCGCAAAAAATGTCAACATTCTGGATATCCATAACCGGGAAGAAGCCAATTCTGATGCTATGGTAGCAAGAGCCAATGCAGCGGACGTGGTGATGTTTACCGGTGGGGACCAATTGCGGCTTACATCTATCCTTGGTGGGACAAGATTCCACGATACCATTCTTTTAAAATACCAGGAGCAGGATTTCATCTATTCCGGAACTTCTGCCGGAGCTGCTGCTGCTTCAGAAAACATGATCTATCAGGGTAGCAGCTCGGAAGCATTATTAAAAGGAGAAATAAAAACCACTCAGGGTTTAGGACTTATTGATAATGTAATCATTGATACCCACTTTGTACAAAGAGGACGGATCGGAAGACTTTTCCAGGCAGTTGTTAATAATCCAAGAACATTAGGAATCGGATTGGGAGAAGATACAGGTCTTTTTATACATAATGATGTAATGACTGCTGTAGGTTCGGGTCTTGTGATTATCGTGGATGGACGTTTTATTAAAGATACCAATCTTACCAATATCAACTTAGGCGAACCTATATCCATTGATAACCTTACCGTGCATGTCATGTCGATGAACGATCATTATGACCTTACCACAAGAACATTAACGATTGAGAATTCACAATTCAATCCTATCCCACAGGACAAATAATTTGATCCCGAAAAATTGAGAGTGAAGAATTGAAAGTTTTTAGTGTATATGAACTAAAAACCTTATAATTTATAGTCAATATAATCGTAAGTTTACCACCTTCAACTTTCATTTAAATAAAAATATGAAAATAATCATCCACGGTGGTTTCTTTTCCGAAAGTGACCAAAGCCATGAAGTAAAAGTTGCCAAACAAAATTCATTAAAAAATATTGCACAAAAAGCATTTGATTATCTGCAATCCAATTCAGCTTTTGATACCGTAGCGTATGCAGTATCTCTTCTTGAAGATGATGCCCTGTTCAATGCAGGAATAGGTTCCCAAATCCAAAGTGATGGTATCATTCGGATGAGTGCAGCGATCATGGATGGAGAAACACAGAAATTAAGTGGTGTTATTAATATTCAGGATGTTAAAAATCCCGTATTTGTAGCAAAGGATTTAATGAAGGAGGAAGATCGTGTTTTAGGAGGTAGTGGTGCAAAAAAATATGCCTCAGAACATGGTTTTGAAGATTTCTCTACAGAAATTCCCCAAAGAAGAAAAGAATACGAAGCAAAAATCAATAACGGTGGAAAAGGAACTGTAGGCTGTGTAGCCATAGACAAAGATGGAAAACTTGCTGTTGCCACTTCAACCGGTGGAAAAGGGTTTGAAATTCCCGGAAGAATTTCTGATTCAGCTACTGTTGCCGGAAATTACGCCAATTCATTTTGTGCCGTAAGCTGCACTGGTGTAGGTGAAGATATTGTAAGCAATGCTACAGCAACAAAAATTGTGACCCGGGTAACTGATGGAATGAAATTGAAAGATGCATTTCATAAAACCTTTGAGGAATTAAAAACTATTGATGGCTTTGCAGGTGCGATTGCTATTGATAAAGATGGAAATATCTATCATCAGGACTCTTATCCTACGATGGTTTTTGCAAGTTTTGATGGTGAAAATTTTGAAATATTCAATTAATTTAACATTTTTTTATTACTGCTTTCATTTTTTTGGCACGCAATTTACATGATACTAAACAACAAATTTTTAATATTAATTTAAAAAAATAGAAATCATGGGAAATAAGACAAACGGATTATTAGCTTTATTAGGTTTAGGTGCTTTAGCATATTGGAAGTACAAAAAATCCACACCAGAAGAACAACAAGCTGTAAAGGACAAAATCAACAACGTTAAGGACAATGTAAACAAGTGGGGAAATGATCTTAAGAACAAAGCAAATGATGTTGCATCCCAGGTTCAGGACAAAGTTGATGAGGCAAAAACAAAAGCTCAGGACTCTTTAAGTTAAAACAAGTTTTTTTTAACATTCATATACAGAAAAGTCATCGTAATACTTATTTACGATGACTTTTTTTGTGCTTCCAATGCAAATACCAAAGGTATATGATTTCCAAATTGCGGTATTCTCCATTTACCTTTCTCAGATTCTACAATGTGTTTAAAACAAGGATAGGGAGACCAGTCAAATTCCTGAAAGTCATTTATGGTCATGTTATTTTTAATTAGATTCTGGATAACCTCTGCCAATGAATGATTCCACATCACATATTCCTGAGTAATATCGGCTGATGGATCTGCATACGTTCCGTTATATGTTTCAATGATCGGTTTTTCATTGAAATAATTATAAGCAACCCTATTAAAGTCATCATCAAACATCCAGACAACAGGATGAAATTCTGCCATGATAAACTTCCCATCCGGTTTTAAAAAGTGAGCAATAACCTGCGCCCAATGATCCAAGTCTGGAAGCCATCCTATGGTTCCATAGCTTGTAAATACAATATCGAACTTTTCATTTAAAACATTGGGAAGATCGTAAACATCAGAGCAAATAAATTCAGTATCGGTTCCACATTTCTTCGTCAAATCTCTTGCAGTAGCAATAGCTTTATCGGATAGATCAATTCCGGTAACCACAGCTCCCAGCCTTGATAATGATATTGAATCCTGTCCAAAATGGCATTGCAAATGCAGGATCTTTTTTCCTTCAATATTTCCTAAAAGTTCGAGTTCTATGGAATTGAGTGAACTTCTTCCATTTAAAAACTCATCAACAAAATAAAAATCCGATTTAAGATGGGGTTCCACCTTAGCATTCCAGGAGTTTCTGTTAATTTCTAAATAATTCTTTTCCATGATTGAACATATATGATGTGTATTGTAAACAATATTAATTATAATTCCCCGAATCAGTCATCCAGAGAATCATCGGATGGAATCACAATAGAAGTGTAAGGACTGTAAATCTCCCACCCTAAAGTTTCATATAATGATTTACCCTCTGTAGTGGCCACCAGAAAATTATTCCAGGCGCCTTTTGACAGTGCTATTTTTTCAAGTTCTTTCATTAGTAAAGAAGCAAGTCCTTTTCTTCTGTGTTTCTCATCTGTAATGATCTGATCATACACAGCCATATCATCAACAATAGCAACTCTTCCTATCGCTCCCTGCTCATTTCCATTTTTGGTCATTACCCTTACAACATGCGTAGAATTATACACGTCATGATGAATCGTGTAGTCATCTGGGAGACAACGCTTTAAAGCAACCATGGGATGAAAACATGACATCATATACTGGTCACCCTGAATTTTCCATTTTGAGGGGATTTTATCCTTAAAAGTTTCAAAAGTTGAGGAAACTTTCAGGTATACCCATGGTTCATCAATTATCTTCGACAGCTGAATAAAATCATCATTAGGTTCAGAAAACAGATATCGCTTTTTCTGCATAGGAGCATTGACATCAACAGTAAAACCGGATTTATATGGAACCGGTAAAGGTAATTCTCTTGATAACGACCATCCTTTCAACCACTTTTCTAATATTTCGGCTGAAGCTTTATTTTTCATGATAAGGCTATTAAAAATGTTGACATAAATATAATAATTGATTGATCTTATCTCACAATAAATATAGATTATATACATCTCAAAATATTAAAATAAATCACCATCTTTAACATAGTGTATTATGAAAGGCCAGGTTTTAAACAGATAAAAAATAATTTCATGAATAAAAAACATATTGTAATCATAGGTTTAGGAGGTGTAGGGGGCTATTTTGGCTTTAAAATAAGCCAGAATAATGAAACTTTCCACCAATATATCATATCATTTGTTGCAAGAGGTGAAACCTATAAAAAAGTGAAAGCGGAGGGCTTGACCTTAATTTCCACTGAACACCGATATAGTAAAACATGGGCTAATTCAGTTTATGAAAATATCGGGGAAATTGTAAAACCTGATCTTGTATTGATTTGTGTAAAAGAATACGACCTGGAAAGAGTTTGTCAAGAACTGAAAGAAGTCATTACTGAAAATACCATTTTATTACCTATGATGAATGGTGCTGATATTTATGACAGAATAAGAAAAATAATTCCTGCTCATGTTATATTGCCTTCATGTGTTTATGTAGCTTCTCATATAAAAGAAAAAGGAGTTGTAGAACATAAAGGGAAAACTGGAAAGTTGATTATTGGCAGGGATCCACAAAATTTTTCCCAAAACATAGATTGGGTAATCAATGTTCTCAAAGAAAGCAGGATCGATTTTGATTTTAAAGATGATGCCTTAACTGATATCTGGACCAAATTTACTTTTATAGCAAGTTTCGGACTGGTAACAGCTAAATACAACTCCTCTATTGGTACCGTTTGTACAGATCCTGCACAAAAAAATGAGGCAGAAGAAATAATGAAGGAAATAAAAGCAATTGCAGATAAAAAGGGGATTTTACTTGAAGATAATATCATCGAGAATACTTTTGAAAAAGCATCAGCATTTCCTCATGAAACTCCTACTTCCCTTCAATTGGATATTAATTCCGGAAAAAGAGAAAGTGAACTGGAATTATTTGCAGGAGCAATTATCAAATATGGAAATGAAAACGGAATCAAGGTACCTTTTACTCAAAAAATATATGATGAAATAAAGGCTAAGATAAAATAAAAAAAGAGTCTTCTTATCGATATAAGAAGACTCTTTTTATTTATTAATCTAGACTATCCCAAAAACTCTTCCAAAGAAACTGTTTTTTGCTCTCCGGCTTCAAGGTTTTTAAAAGTCACTGTTCTGTTTTTAATCTCTTCTTCACCCAGGAATACCAGGTTTTTAATTCCCTTTTTTTCTGCATAAGTGAATTGCTTATTAATTTTTGCACTTTCAGGATAAAGCTCGGCAGAAATCCCCTTTGCTCTGAGTTGAATAATTAGCTTTAAAGCTTCAAGTGTTTCTTCCCCTCCGAAATTAGCAAACAAATATTCTACTTTCGACGAAGCCTCTTCCGGGAAAAGACCTAGCTCTTCCATAACCAGATAAATCCTGTCTAATCCGAAAGAGATACCGATACCCGGAATATTTTTAACCCCGAATACAGCCGTAAGATTATCATATCTTCCACCACCACCGATAGAACCCATTTGAGCTTCATCGGCTTTCACTTCAAAGATAGCTCCTGTATAATAATCTAATCCTCTTGCTAAAGTAATATCGAAAACAAGATTCTGCAAATCTACGCCAAGACTCAAAGATTGCGTAAGAACAAACTCCAGTTCCTCTACTCCTTTCAATCCTATTTCATTTCCTACAAATTTCTCCTTCAGCTGAAGAAGATTTTCCAAAGCATCATCCGATTGAGAGAATAAGAAATCCAGTTTATCGATAGATTCCGGGGAAATTCCTCTTTCAAGCAATTCCTTGATTACACCGTCTTTTCCGATCTTATCCAATTTATCAAGTGCTACAGTAAAATCAATAAGCTTATCTGTAATTCCTGCATATTCTGCCAATCCGGAAAGGATTTTCCTGTTGTTGACATGAATCGTTACCGAAACTTTCAAGTCTGAGAAAGATTTCAGATACAGCTGAATCAGCTCTACTTCCTGTAAAAGACTTTCACTGCCTACTACATCGGCATCACACTGGTAAAATTCCCTGAACCTTCCTTTTTGAGGGCGGTCAGCTCTCCAAACCGGTTGAATCTGATATCGTTTGTATGGAAATGTTAATTGCCCGTGATTCATTGCCACGAATCTCGCAAAAGGTACGGTAAGATCATAGCGAAGAGCTTTGTCCGTAAGACTTTCTGAACTGAAAGGCTTATCCAATGCTTTTTGAAAATCGGTAAGCATCTGTGTCTTTTTATCTTCTTTAGCTTCATTGATGCTCGAGTTCAGGATCTTAAAAATTAACCGATCTCCCTCTTCTCCATATTTCCCCGTTAATGTCGAAAGATTTTCAAAACTTGGTGTCTCCAAAGGCTGGAATCCAAATAATTGAAAATTATTCTGTAAAATATTAATGATATATTTTCTTCTTGAAACTTCCTGTGCGGTAAAATCTCTCGTTCCTTTTGCTAAGCTTGGCTTCATTCTATAATAGGTAAATGATAAATAATAATTGATAAGTCTTGCAAAAATAAGGAATTGAAAGGACTTTTTAAATTCCGGAAGATTTTAATTATTTAAAATTTGAACTCATCGATTCCTTCATCATTAAACAGTATTTTTGTACAAGCCTCATGATTTTTCAAAGCTCCCTGTACACGCCATATGATCGTATATTTCTCTCCGATCCTCATCTGTTTACCCCTGCTAGATTTTAGTCCATATTCTTTGAAAAGGGCTTCATATTTATCCACCACTTCATCATTATAAGAAAGGGTAATCTGATAAGTATAGCGGGTTGTAATCCTATCGATAACGTTCTGTATATATTTGAAAAGGACCAAAAGTAAAACTACAGATAGGGAACCGATAAGAGCTTCCTTATAATATTCCGCACCTATCGTCATACCCAGTGCCGCACAAATCCAAATAGTCACAGCTGTTGTAAGCCCCGATACCCTGTTTTCCTCCTTAAAAATAACTCCCGCCCCTACAAAGCCGATTCCTGTAATAATATTAGCTGCAATCCGATCCGGACTTCCCTCGACACCAAGACTCAAAGATAGCATGGTAAACATACACGAACCCAATGTCACTAATATCATTGTCCTAAGTCCTGCAGATTTTAACTGGTACTCTCTTTCGATCCCGATGATTCCTCCAATTACAATCGAAAATACTATAGGGAGTATATCGTTTATACTAATCATTTATCTTTTTTTTGCCTATGTCAAATTATTATTTTTTTGTTTTATTTACAAATGTCTTATAAAAAAATATTATCAGTTTTCAGTACGTGTGCCCATTATTTACCGCTAGGTTTCATAACATAAATAGGTATGGAAAAAGCTGAAGGAATACAGGTCCCCCAGCTTTTCATTGTTTCACAATTTGTGTTTGATCAATTAATAAATCAGATACTTTCCAGAATTTCTATAATCTCTTCACCATAGTTTTCTATTTTATGTTTTCCGAAACCTTTGATGTCTAATAATTCTGCTTTTTTGGCCGGTTTATATTTTGCTACGGACAACAGCTCTTTATTGCTGGCTATAAAATAAATTGGAAGATTTTGCTCTCTTGCTTTTTCCGATCTCCATAATTTCAGGGCATCGAGAATTTTTTCTTCATCCCTATTCAGCATTTCATTTTCTGCCGAATATTTTACACTTTTGGATTCTTTTACAGCAGATACTCCTGCTTTCAGTTCTTCGAAGTATAAGACAACTGACCAGTAAAGCTCGTCATGTACAAAAGCCGTTTCCGATTTAATAATTTCATGATTTCCGAGAAAATCGTCCAATGCCTGCTGATCTGTATACAGATACTCTTCGGGCAGCCTTATTTTAAAAACTTTTACTCTCATCATCTGTGTTTTTGTATTATTTATTACCCCCTAACAGCAGGATTTCATCAACCCTTATTTCTGTAATATACCTTTTTACACCATCTTTATCATCATAAGATCTGTAGGTAAGCTTTCCCTCAATAGCAATTTCTTTTCCTTTGGGAACATACTTCTGAAGGATCTCCGCAACTTTTCCAAAGGCAATCAGATTATGCCATTGTGTTTCTTCTACTTTTTCACCTTTTGCATTGGTGTAGTGATCACTCGTTGCTAAAGACACGCTTGCTTTTACATTTCCACTGTCGAAGTTGATCATTTCTACTTCTTTTCCTGTGTAACCGATTAATGTTACTTTGTTTCTTAGTGACATAACTATAAATTTTAAAGATTAATATTATCAGATAAGAGACGTTCACTGCTTTCTCAAATCTCTGTTGCAAAGATTGCCATCCCAGCCCATTAAAGTCGGTTATAAACTATTTAAATTCATTTGTAGTCGTTTGTAAACGGATAATCCGTACCTTTGATTAAATATTCATGGTATGAAAAAAGAAATCAACATCTTTGAATTTCCTTTTAATCTAGGCCTTACTAAAAAAGAACATGAAACAGAGCCCGGAGTAAAAAAACTTCCGGATTGGCTTCGAAAACTTAATTTTCATGCTAAGCTCCATCCTAAAAATATTTTGAGACTTAATGGTCCTGACTATGCAATGGATTTTGATGAAGAAACCCAGGTAAAAAATCCAGATCGAATCATTGAATATGCCCAAAAGCAATCTGACCTGATCCTGAAAAACTATGATAAAAACACCCTCAATGTAATCATTGGCGGTGACTGCAGTATTTTAATAGGAACTGCAATCGCCCTTAAAAAGCTGGGAAATTTTGGTTTATTTTATCTTGACGGGCATACTGACTATATTCCACCTGAACTTTCACCAAGTGGTGGCGTAGCCGGAATGGATCTGGCTATCGTTTCAGGAATGGGACATCAAAAACTTACCAATATTCGTGGCCTGAGGCCCTATTTTATTGAAGAAAACATCTTCTGTGTAGGAAATGCAGAAACAGACGATGAAGACTATGTAAACCAGGTTATTAATTCAGGCGTTCATTATTATGATCTGGAAAGTCTACGTAA
The sequence above is drawn from the Chryseobacterium daecheongense genome and encodes:
- a CDS encoding GNAT family N-acetyltransferase, whose protein sequence is MKNKASAEILEKWLKGWSLSRELPLPVPYKSGFTVDVNAPMQKKRYLFSEPNDDFIQLSKIIDEPWVYLKVSSTFETFKDKIPSKWKIQGDQYMMSCFHPMVALKRCLPDDYTIHHDVYNSTHVVRVMTKNGNEQGAIGRVAIVDDMAVYDQIITDEKHRRKGLASLLMKELEKIALSKGAWNNFLVATTEGKSLYETLGWEIYSPYTSIVIPSDDSLDD
- a CDS encoding HRDC domain-containing protein, which gives rise to MMRVKVFKIRLPEEYLYTDQQALDDFLGNHEIIKSETAFVHDELYWSVVLYFEELKAGVSAVKESKSVKYSAENEMLNRDEEKILDALKLWRSEKAREQNLPIYFIASNKELLSVAKYKPAKKAELLDIKGFGKHKIENYGEEIIEILESI
- a CDS encoding isoaspartyl peptidase/L-asparaginase, which gives rise to MKIIIHGGFFSESDQSHEVKVAKQNSLKNIAQKAFDYLQSNSAFDTVAYAVSLLEDDALFNAGIGSQIQSDGIIRMSAAIMDGETQKLSGVINIQDVKNPVFVAKDLMKEEDRVLGGSGAKKYASEHGFEDFSTEIPQRRKEYEAKINNGGKGTVGCVAIDKDGKLAVATSTGGKGFEIPGRISDSATVAGNYANSFCAVSCTGVGEDIVSNATATKIVTRVTDGMKLKDAFHKTFEELKTIDGFAGAIAIDKDGNIYHQDSYPTMVFASFDGENFEIFN
- the ssb gene encoding single-stranded DNA-binding protein is translated as MSLRNKVTLIGYTGKEVEMINFDSGNVKASVSLATSDHYTNAKGEKVEETQWHNLIAFGKVAEILQKYVPKGKEIAIEGKLTYRSYDDKDGVKRYITEIRVDEILLLGGNK
- a CDS encoding 2-dehydropantoate 2-reductase; this encodes MNKKHIVIIGLGGVGGYFGFKISQNNETFHQYIISFVARGETYKKVKAEGLTLISTEHRYSKTWANSVYENIGEIVKPDLVLICVKEYDLERVCQELKEVITENTILLPMMNGADIYDRIRKIIPAHVILPSCVYVASHIKEKGVVEHKGKTGKLIIGRDPQNFSQNIDWVINVLKESRIDFDFKDDALTDIWTKFTFIASFGLVTAKYNSSIGTVCTDPAQKNEAEEIMKEIKAIADKKGILLEDNIIENTFEKASAFPHETPTSLQLDINSGKRESELELFAGAIIKYGNENGIKVPFTQKIYDEIKAKIK
- a CDS encoding YtxH domain-containing protein gives rise to the protein MGNKTNGLLALLGLGALAYWKYKKSTPEEQQAVKDKINNVKDNVNKWGNDLKNKANDVASQVQDKVDEAKTKAQDSLS
- the cphA gene encoding cyanophycin synthetase; this translates as MKIEKIQALRGPNIWSIRRKKLIQMRLDLEEMENFPTNKIEGFRERIEKLIPSLITHRCSEGVRGGFFHRVETGTWMGHVIEHIALEIQTLAGMDTGFGRTRETKTPGVYNVVFDYIEENAGIYAAEEAVKIAEALIEGKEYDISECVHKLKEIRERVRLGPSTGSIVEEAVSRKIPWIRLGTNSLVQLGYGVNQQRFQATITGKTSSIAVDIACNKELTKKMLHDAAIPVPIGDLVTDEEGLEKVIKKIGYPIVLKPLDGNHGKGSSINVNDWESAKIGLQHAQNYSKKTIVEKYITGYDFRVLVINNKMVAAARRVPAHVVGDGEHDIGKLIEKENKDPRRGYGHENVLTEIQIDKDTMELLEKLQYTLETVPQKGEVVFLKSTANLSTGGTSIDVTDMVHPENITMAERISKIIGLDVCGIDIMAENLTQPLKESGGAIIEVNAAPGFRMHLAPSEGLPRNVAAPVVDMLYPQGKPFTIPIIAVTGTNGKTTTTRLISHIVKNNGYRVGFTTSDGIYIQNTMLTKGDTTGPLSAEFVLKDPTVEFAVLETARGGILRSGLGFSQCDIGVLTNIKEDHLGMNDIHNLKDLTRVKRVVLDSVKKSGWSVMNADDEYSMRIVNDLDSNVAIFSLDENNSYIKKFAKEGKITCVYEEGFVTIKKGDWKIRIGRAKDFPITMEGKAKFMIANVLAASLACYLYGFGIEDISNSLRTFIPSAQLTPGRLNIFKFKNFKVLIDFAHNPNGYEAIEDYLKNVESTKKIGIISGVGDRRDEDIRLCGKIAGRMFDYIIIRNEKHLRGRKEEEINGLIIDGINEAGRDVSYEIIPKEIEALKHAIGMAEEGTFITALSDVISNAIDLVQEYQAKELLEDDKI
- the hisS gene encoding histidine--tRNA ligase yields the protein MKPSLAKGTRDFTAQEVSRRKYIINILQNNFQLFGFQPLETPSFENLSTLTGKYGEEGDRLIFKILNSSINEAKEDKKTQMLTDFQKALDKPFSSESLTDKALRYDLTVPFARFVAMNHGQLTFPYKRYQIQPVWRADRPQKGRFREFYQCDADVVGSESLLQEVELIQLYLKSFSDLKVSVTIHVNNRKILSGLAEYAGITDKLIDFTVALDKLDKIGKDGVIKELLERGISPESIDKLDFLFSQSDDALENLLQLKEKFVGNEIGLKGVEELEFVLTQSLSLGVDLQNLVFDITLARGLDYYTGAIFEVKADEAQMGSIGGGGRYDNLTAVFGVKNIPGIGISFGLDRIYLVMEELGLFPEEASSKVEYLFANFGGEETLEALKLIIQLRAKGISAELYPESAKINKQFTYAEKKGIKNLVFLGEEEIKNRTVTFKNLEAGEQKTVSLEEFLG
- a CDS encoding class I SAM-dependent methyltransferase, producing the protein MEKNYLEINRNSWNAKVEPHLKSDFYFVDEFLNGRSSLNSIELELLGNIEGKKILHLQCHFGQDSISLSRLGAVVTGIDLSDKAIATARDLTKKCGTDTEFICSDVYDLPNVLNEKFDIVFTSYGTIGWLPDLDHWAQVIAHFLKPDGKFIMAEFHPVVWMFDDDFNRVAYNYFNEKPIIETYNGTYADPSADITQEYVMWNHSLAEVIQNLIKNNMTINDFQEFDWSPYPCFKHIVESEKGKWRIPQFGNHIPLVFALEAQKKSS
- a CDS encoding MgtC/SapB family protein; the protein is MISINDILPIVFSIVIGGIIGIEREYQLKSAGLRTMILVTLGSCMFTMLSLSLGVEGSPDRIAANIITGIGFVGAGVIFKEENRVSGLTTAVTIWICAALGMTIGAEYYKEALIGSLSVVLLLVLFKYIQNVIDRITTRYTYQITLSYNDEVVDKYEALFKEYGLKSSRGKQMRIGEKYTIIWRVQGALKNHEACTKILFNDEGIDEFKF
- a CDS encoding cyanophycinase gives rise to the protein MKPVGKLIVIGGAVNKGSFAETDYDQNIEKNLNFFERGILRKIINESKLKENSVIEIVTTASQIPQIVGTEYKKAFEFLGAKNVNILDIHNREEANSDAMVARANAADVVMFTGGDQLRLTSILGGTRFHDTILLKYQEQDFIYSGTSAGAAAASENMIYQGSSSEALLKGEIKTTQGLGLIDNVIIDTHFVQRGRIGRLFQAVVNNPRTLGIGLGEDTGLFIHNDVMTAVGSGLVIIVDGRFIKDTNLTNINLGEPISIDNLTVHVMSMNDHYDLTTRTLTIENSQFNPIPQDK